The sequence ATCTTTTCCTTTGATGAACGCTTTTGCTTTAAAACCCATGAAGGTTTTTTCCTTTTCATTTTGGTAATTTTGAAAATATTGATGTGTCATTAAATTTACCTGATAAGGTTCAGGATTTTTTGCGCTTATAGCATTAGGGTACCTCTTGCTTACAGATTGATGTGAAAAATCTTCGGGCTTGTAGTTTTGTAGATCCTGATTTTTGGTTTTCTTACCGTCAATCCATAAACCGTATTTTTTCGAATTCTTAAAATCATTAAGTTGATTTTGGGTTACATTAATTTTTTCAGATTTTTTTATATTAAAAAAGTAAAATGGAGTTGCGTCTCTCTGTTCTTTCGTAAGTTGAAAATAGAGATCTTTAAGTTTTTCTCGGTCAGATAAACTTACAGTTTTCTCAAACTCTGCATATTTTTTTAGTTCTATAAGATTACCATATTTTTTAATTATCTTATTAAACTCAGTGTAAGGATCTTCCGCAAAAATACTTTCAGTTTTGCCTGAAATTTGAGGTAAAGAATCTTTTGCATAGACTTTCTCCACAAAAAAACCTGCAAGCAGAATAAATAGAGGTATAGCTAAATACTTTTTTGCCTCCGCAAATTTTGAATTTGTTTTTGTCATCATAATGAATCTTTTTTTGTGTTATTGAAATTGAATTGGTGTGTTAATTGTAAGTTTTGCTGTTTCAGAACTTCATTCAGAATCAGTTCCTGATAGTTTTTAATGTTTTCATTTTGATAATAACTTCTTCATCTGCCAAAAATTCATGATTGGTAATCATCACATTTTTATAAAAGTAAATGAAAGGATTGAACCACGAAAAAGCCTTTACAACTTCGATCAGTAATACATCGAATGAATGCTTTTGTTTTACATGAATTTCCTCGTGAAGAAATATTCTTTCGTCAATTTTTTGATCCTTAAAATACTTTTCGGAAAGATAAATTGTATTCAAAAAACTAAACGGCGTAATCTCTTTTTTAAGCAAAATGACATTTCGGTTCTGATAAATGATTTTCCGGCCTTTAAGTGTTTTAATTTTTAGTATTGAATACAGCATTTTTGCAATCAATATTCCTGAGATTACGAAATAAATGATCTGCAATAATTGAGTGTAATCGAACGTTTCCGCCTGCATTGTAGTAGAATTCTGCAAAATCTGTTGTGGAATTTCCTGCTCAATCAACAGAACTGGTTTGTTCTTTACAATTTCCTTGGTTTCAATCGTCACAAAAGGAATTGAGTAGGAGAAAATAAGCCCCAACAATAAATAAAAGCGGTTGAAGGTCAATGTTTTCTCTTTTGCCAGAAATAAATAGTAGAGTCCAAGCACAATTCCTGAACACAGAATTATTTTTAGAATGATCGTTTCCATGGCTATTCTTTTATTTCTTTGTCGATAATTTCACGAAGTTCTTTCAACTGCTTCTGACTCAATTTAGTGTTTGAGGTAAAAAACGATGCAAACTGTGTCACCGAGCTGTTAAAAAAACGGTCAATCATAGAAGTCATTTCTTCTTTGAAATATTCACTTTTCGCAAC comes from Chryseobacterium sp. 3008163 and encodes:
- a CDS encoding M56 family metallopeptidase, with product METIILKIILCSGIVLGLYYLFLAKEKTLTFNRFYLLLGLIFSYSIPFVTIETKEIVKNKPVLLIEQEIPQQILQNSTTMQAETFDYTQLLQIIYFVISGILIAKMLYSILKIKTLKGRKIIYQNRNVILLKKEITPFSFLNTIYLSEKYFKDQKIDERIFLHEEIHVKQKHSFDVLLIEVVKAFSWFNPFIYFYKNVMITNHEFLADEEVIIKMKTLKTIRN
- a CDS encoding energy transducer TonB codes for the protein MMTKTNSKFAEAKKYLAIPLFILLAGFFVEKVYAKDSLPQISGKTESIFAEDPYTEFNKIIKKYGNLIELKKYAEFEKTVSLSDREKLKDLYFQLTKEQRDATPFYFFNIKKSEKINVTQNQLNDFKNSKKYGLWIDGKKTKNQDLQNYKPEDFSHQSVSKRYPNAISAKNPEPYQVNLMTHQYFQNYQNEKEKTFMGFKAKAFIKGKDTITPGKNVDTKLKEVNSQNSDSDAKKVQDLSIPPPPPPSTNFVQAEFPGGTNNFRNKIAGIFDGSVFKGDEGTVKSAVYIAIDENGNIDKVIAIGDNKLFNNEAERAVKSVVANTKWKPATDNGKQVRTTFSLPLTMTFESTKKTQ